GCCGTGGACCATGGCGCACGCGTGATCAACATGAGCTTCGGCAGCACAGCTTACTCATACTCCCTGCGTGATGCTGTGGCATACGCGGCCAGCCAGGGCGTCCTCCTGGTCGCAGCAGCGGGGAATTACAACAGCGACACGCCGTTCTATCCGGCGGCATTCGAGCAGGTGATGGCCATCGCCGGCACGGACAGCAGCGATTCACGATACATATACTCGGACTTCGGCGACTGGATCGATGTCTCCGCGCCCGCCACCAAAATCTACTCGCTCTATACCGACGGCTCGACTTCCTCCTACATCTCCATGAGCGGCACCTCGATGGCCGCCCCGCACGTCGCGGCCATCGCCGGGCTCCTGCTGGCCCAGGATCCCGGACGTTCGGCCAGCGATCTGTGGACGATCCTGGAGCAGAGCGCGGACGACCTGGGGGACCCCGGCTGGGATCCCTACTTCGGGCACGGCCGGGTGAACGCCTACCGGGCACTGACCGGCGCCTGGACAACCTCGGCCACGCCAACCCCCACACCGACGGATACGCCTACGCCGACGTGGACGCCCACGAGCACCCCCACGGCCACGCCGCTGCCCACGAACACGCCCACACCCACGGCAACGCCACTGCCGACGAACACGCCGACGTGGACACCCACGAACACGCCATTGCCAACGCCTACCTTCACATCCACGCCCACGAACACACCGACGTGGACGCCTACGCCGGTACCCACTGATACACCGACGCCCACGCCGACATGGACGCCCACGTATACACCTACGCCCACGGCAACGCCGACAAGCACGCCGACATGGACCCCAACGGCGACGCCCACACACACCGCGACGCCAACACCTACCTACACGCCCACGTGGACGCCCACACCGGTACCCACCGATACGCCGACGCCTACACCGACATGGACGCCCACCTACACGCCCACGTGGACACCCACGTATACACCTACGCCCACGGCGACGCCGACAAGCACGCCGACATGGACCCCAACGGCGACGCCCACGCACACCGCAACGCCAACACCTACCTATACGCCCACGTGGACGCCGACAGATACGCCCACGCCGACGTGGACGCCCACCCACACACCGACTCCCACGTGGACGTCCACACCGGTACCCACCGATACGCCGACGCCTACACCGACATGGACGCCCACCTACACGCCCACGTGGACACCCACCGCGACGCCCACGCACACCGCGACGCCGACACCTACCTACACACCCACGTGGACGCCGACGGATACGCCCACGCCGACATCGACGCCTACGGCAACACCGACGATCGCGCCCACGTGGACGCCCGCGCCACCGGAGGCCACGCCGCCTCCGCTGCCCACGCCGATATGGACAACGCCCATGCCCGCCCAGATCGTCGCCGATCAACTGGAAGTGGGACAGCTGCGCCAGCGAGATGTGACGCGCGGGTTTGAGGACCGCACGGTCTTCCAACGCGGCGACCGGATCGCCATCC
This DNA window, taken from Chloroflexota bacterium, encodes the following:
- a CDS encoding peptidase S8 — translated: MRKSGRLPGGGWLLLILIALLAMGPAASSGIVYAREDTAKYAPGRVIVKFRSRATSDITGEIQADLGGRLVDELPQLRMAVFEFDRLDVMEAIRRIAARYDVEYVEPDYIGYPTWEPNDPAYVSGYQWALSKIQAAQAWNYSRGQGVIIAVLDTGVDVNHPDLQGQLLPGFSYTTDTTDVTDRCGHGTHVTGIIAAKTNNGVGMAGVAPLAQILPVQVMDRYYPDRGCYGYYSDFARGVIYAVDHGARVINMSFGSTAYSYSLRDAVAYAASQGVLLVAAAGNYNSDTPFYPAAFEQVMAIAGTDSSDSRYIYSDFGDWIDVSAPATKIYSLYTDGSTSSYISMSGTSMAAPHVAAIAGLLLAQDPGRSASDLWTILEQSADDLGDPGWDPYFGHGRVNAYRALTGAWTTSATPTPTPTDTPTPTWTPTSTPTATPLPTNTPTPTATPLPTNTPTWTPTNTPLPTPTFTSTPTNTPTWTPTPVPTDTPTPTPTWTPTYTPTPTATPTSTPTWTPTATPTHTATPTPTYTPTWTPTPVPTDTPTPTPTWTPTYTPTWTPTYTPTPTATPTSTPTWTPTATPTHTATPTPTYTPTWTPTDTPTPTWTPTHTPTPTWTSTPVPTDTPTPTPTWTPTYTPTWTPTATPTHTATPTPTYTPTWTPTDTPTPTSTPTATPTIAPTWTPAPPEATPPPLPTPIWTTPMPAQIVADQLEVGQLRQRDVTRGFEDRTVFQRGDRIAILTHLLRNDQPVENAMILLIIQEPDGDFVPLQAISDEYGYAV